One genomic segment of Schistosoma haematobium chromosome 6, whole genome shotgun sequence includes these proteins:
- the BTBD10 gene encoding BTB/POZ domain-containing protein 10 (EggNog:ENOG410VAKK~COG:S) codes for MSLENDNVHVVKNDASLDPSSDQSVSGRSRSHSTGSVSRPFGVVCDQESNPTHYRVAAKPCLVLRSSSSTGPRPTSTSNLKSIDPGSFQRTLCEVSSYYEPNVACTSDAITSGVNKNISFKSKPSSFSSPPSIAQTSSSTSLGARRRHSHIEFLDKHGSQSRSPPPSVDAIKAINNNINNLMNTCNGNNDVNGLSNTDDIISPSNSPAPPLAQAVVAALRQHHHSLLRSTTNTSTASSSHFSPSYLSDDNPDDVDDDGVMDGEMETDQVDNDNNIDEEYGDKNFHVHDQDCTINLLSDECHHQQLIELDGESGYGASCSSSSVKLNHSSENKRDKKRRRNQFQYRTTSIETDTTDHLSISNQPNDKLCEVKNSINVSPHPSGVISDWTKTKSDIRNDSTRHKRNRVRILDNSIAVSTTTQNLQRQVAINRPFTSVLSHYNMNDYEILSHSFSPIPLDLSQSHSNRSSFCSNSNDNRYYYCCTQHTTHGGTDFKCMYSLMDIPNDLIGVNWISFDPSVKEINEQIGLPNTGQTNYSVNCNLTTIGSPLPSLSSSETVPLTIPVNIQSTNYQSSVKDYPSIEIAETTPIDIMNNDDENNNNNNSFISDQNIQSVVSDNSITTVTTTNSMRHTMCLVNNSLTNISCTRSNSFIPTTSNIPCTFTYRNHDHNSHNNNNNWATAYLPSQLERIHLSRRSSTICTSQPLASAITTTANNICHHRCSSLSGHLCSHAIGGSSGNYFCPNNSYNNHHLTNCPLLHKHSYQHHHHPNKITSLVNCDSPPESCSSSAKVNYRSDYGSFHGHNGVMNPASVSREFYDDSGLDFTLSSPHTKLFCPRNGSDGRHTLNSCINQTQFQSTNIEQRRYSLSALPFCEVNLASPVK; via the exons ATCTGATCAGTCCGTATCGGGTCGAAGTCGAAGTCACAGCACTGGTAGCGTTTCAAGGCCATTTGGCGTAGTCTGTGACCAAGAGTCAAATCCTACTCACTATCGTGTCGCAGCCAAACCATGCCTAGTCCTCAGGTCATCCAGTTCTACTGGCCCTAGACCTACATCTACCAGTAATTTAAAATCCATCGATCCTGGATCATTTCAACGAACACTTTGTGAGGTTTCTTCATATTATGAACCCAATGTTGCATGTACCAGTGACGCAATTACAAGTGGTGTCAATAAAAATATCTCTTTTAAATCAAAGCCAAGTAGCTTCTCTTCTCCACCATCTATTGCTCAGACATCCTCTTCAACATCATTGGGAGCAAGGCGTAGGCACTCACATATAGAATTCTTGGATAAGCATGGAAGTCAATCTCGCAGCCCACCTCCTTCGGTTGATGCTATCAAAGCTATAAACAAT AAtataaataatctaatgaatacatgtaatggtaataatgatgTCAACGGTTTGTCAAACACTGACGATATTATAAGTCCATCCAATTCTCCTGCACCGCCTTTGGCCCAAGCTGTTGTCGCTGCGCTAAGACAGCATCATCATAGTTTGTTAAGATCAACGACAAATACATCGACAGCTTCTTCATCGCATTTCTCACCTAGTTATTTATCTGATGACAATcctgatgatgttgatgatgatgggGTAATGGAtggagaaatggagacagatcaAGTTGATAACGATAACAATATCGATGAAGAATATGGTGATAAAAATTTTCATGTTCACGATCAAGATTGTACAATTAATTTATTGTCTGATGAATGTCATCACCAACAATTGATTGAATTAGATGGTGAAAGTGGATATGGTGCATCATGTTCATCGTCATCAGTTAAACTTAATCATAGTTCTGAGAATAAACGTGATAAAAAACGTCGACGTAATCAATTTCAATATAGAACAACTAGTATTGAAACTGATACAACAGATCATTTGTCAATTAGTAATCAACCAAATGATAAATTATGTGAAGtaaaaaattcaataaatgtATCACCACATCCTTCTGGAGTTATTTCAGATTGGACTAAAACTAAATCAGATATTCGAAATGATAGTACACGTCATAAACGAAATCGTGTCCGAATTCTAGACAATTCTATTGCTGTTTCAACAACAACGCAAAACTTACAGAGACAAGTTGCCATTAATCGTCCATTCACATCTGTTTTATCGCATTATAATATGAATGATTATGAGATATTAAGTCATTCATTTAGTCCAATTCCTTTGGATTTATCACAATCACATAGTAATCGAAGCTCATTctgtagtaatagtaatgataatcgttattattattgttgtacaCAACATACTACTCATGGTGGTACTGATTTTAAATGTATGTATTCACTAATGGATATCCCTAATGATTTAATTGGTGTAAATTGGATTTCATTTGATCCTAGTgtaaaagaaataaatgaacaaattggTTTACCCAATACAGGTCAAACAAACTACTCAGTAAATTGTAATTTAACAACAATTGGATCACCATTACCATCATTATCTTCATCAGAAACGGTACCATTGACTATACCAGTTAATATACAGTCTACAAATTATCAATCATCTGTTAAGGATTATCCAAGCATTGAAATTGCAGAAACAACTccaattgatatcatgaataatgatgatgaaaataataacaataataatagttttataaGTGATCAAAATATACAATCTGTTGTTTCAGATAATTCTATCACTACTGTGACAACAACGAATTCAATGAGACATACAATGTGTTTAGTAAATAACTCTTTAACAAATATATCATGTACTCGATCGAACTCATTCATCCCTACTACATCTAACATTCCGTGTACATTCACATATCGTAATCATGATCAtaatagtcataataataataataactgggCTACAGCATATCTACCGTCACAATTAGAACGAATACACTTAAGTAGACGATCATCGACTATTTGTACGTCTCAGCCGCTAGCTTCGGcaataacaacaacagcaaaTAATATCTGTCACCATAGATGTTCTTCACTATCAGGTCACTTGTGTAGTCATGCTATTGGTGGCAGCAGTGGAAACTATTTTTGTCCAAACAACAGTTATAATAATCACCATTTAACAAATTGCCCCTTACTTCATAAACATAGTTACCAGCATCACCATCATCCAAATAAAATAACTTCACTAGTTAATTGTGATTCTCCACCTGAGTCTTGTTCTAGTTCTGCTAAAGTAAATTATCGTTCAGATTATGGGTCATTTCATGGACATAATGGTGTTATGAATCCTGCAAGTGTTAGTAGGGAATTTTACGACGATTCTGGTCTAGATTTCACGTTATCATCACCACATACTAAATTATTTTGTCCTCGCAATGGTAGTGATGGTCGCCATACACTTAATAGTTGCATAAACCAAACACAATTTCAATCTACAAACATAGAACAGAGACGCTATTCCCTATCAGCACTACCATTTTGTGAAGTGAATTTAGCATCTCCAGTTAAGTAA